GACATCGGCGTGTTCACCCTGGTGGTGGGCTCCACCATGCTCATCCTCACCGGCATTGCCCACCAGTCGGTGCGCAGCCACCGCTACAACAACGCACGCGCGGCCGAAGAAGCCCAGGCCGCCGCCACACCAGGAGAAGGCCCATGGAACTGATACTGGCCTTGGCCATTGGTGTGCTCACCGGATCCGGCGTCTGGCTGCTGCTGCGGCCGCGTACCTTCCAGGTCATCATGGGCCTGTCGCTGCTGTCGTACGCCGTCAACCTGTTCATCTTCAGCATGGGCCGCCTGGGCCTCGCGATTGACAAGGAGCCCGTGCTGCAGCCCGGGGTGCCGCAAGACCTGGCCCACTATGCCGACCCCATGCCCCAGGCGCTCACTCTCACGGCCATCGTGATCGGCTTTGCCATGACCGCGCTCTTCCTGGTGGTGCTGCTGGCATCGCGTGGCATGGCCGGCACCGACCATGTGGACGGCACCAAGGGTAAAGACGTGCAGGAAATGCCATGACGGGAGGCATGAGCATCACCGCATCGATCACCGCGTGGCTGATGCCGCACCTGATCCTTGCGCCCATTGCACTGCCCCTGCTCACGGCCGGGCTCATGCTGCTGCTGCGCGAGGAACGCCAGCGCACCAAGGTCACGCTCAACATCACCTCGACCCTGGTGGGCCTGGTGGTGGCTGTGTTGCTGCTGGTGCAGGCCAAGGAGCCCAGCGTGCAGACCAGCCTGGGCGTGTACCTGCCGGGCAACTGGCCGGCGCCGTTCGGCATCGTGCTGGTCATCGACCGCCTGTCGGCCATGATGCTGGTGCTGACCAGCACGGTGGCGCTGGCCACGGTGCTGTTCTCGGCCGCGCGCTGGCACCGGGCGGGCGTGCACTTTCACCCGCTGTTCCAGTTCCAGCTCATGGGGCTGGCCGGGGCGTTTCTCACGGCCGACCTGTTCAACCTGTTCGTGTTCTTCGAGATCATGCTGGCGGCGTCCTATGGGCTGCTGCTGCACGGCTCGGGCCGCCCGCGCGTGTCGGCGGGGCTGCACTACATCGCCATCAACCTCGCGGCGTCGTCGCTGTTCCTCATCGGGGTGTCGATGCTCTACGGCATCACCGGCACGCTCAACATGGCCGACCTGGCGCAGAGCATTGCGGGTGTGGCCGTGGCAGACCGGGGTCTGCTGCACGCGGCCGCTGCCATTCTGGCAGTGGCCTTCCTGATCAAGGCCGCCGTGTGGCCGCTCAACTTCTGGCTGGTGCCCGCCTACAGCGCGGCCACCGCGCCCGTGGGTGCGCTGTTTGCGCTCATGACCAAGGTGGGCGTGTACAGCGTGCTGCGGCTGTGGACGCTGCTGTTTGGCGCCGAGGCCGGTGAATCCGCGCTGTTTGGCAGCCAGTGGCTCATTGGCGGCGGCATGCTGACCATGGCGTTTGGCGCCATTGGCATGCTGGGATCGCAGCGCCTGGGGCATCTGGCCGGGTCCAGCGCCGTGTTGTCATCGGGCACGCTGCTGGCCGCTGTCGGCTTCGGACAAAACCTGCTCACCAGCGGGCTGCTGTACTACCTGCTCAGCTCCACGCTGGCTGTGAGCGCGCTGTTCCTGCTTACCGACCTGATCGACCGCTGGCGCAATGACGGAGCCAACCTCGCGCCGTACGAGCAGACCGACGACGCTCCGTTTCTATCGGCCGATCTGGTGCCCACGGAGGGCATGAACCTGGACGACAAGGAACAGGCGCTGATCGGCCAGGTCATCCCTGCCGCTGCGGCCTTTTTGGGCCTGGCGTTCATGGCCTGCACGCTGGTGATTGCGGGCCTGCCGCCCCTGCCCGGCTTTGTGGGCAAGTTCGCCATGGTCCATGCACTGCTCAACCCGCTGGGGCTGGGTGCGGCCCAGGGCTTCCGCCTGGGCGCTGCGGGCTGGACGCTGGTGGCGCTGCTGGTGGGCTCGGGGCTGCTGGCACTGCTGGCGCTCACGCGCGCGGGCATTCGCCATTTCTGGTCGGCCCAGGGCCGGGCTTCACCGCAGCTGCTGGTGCTGGAGGGGCTGCCCATTGCCCTGCTGCTGCTGGCGTGTGTGGCGCTGGTGTGGCAAGCCGGTGCAGTGATGCGCTACACCCAGGCCACGGCCGATGCCCTGCATGCGCCCGGCACCTACGTGCGTGCGGTGATGACCGCGGCGCCCGTCGCACCTTCGCCTGCAGCAGCGCCTGAAACCCTGCCACCGGGGAGCAAGCCATGACCCAGCCAGGCCCATCGACGGCATCCAACGCCCCAGCCGTTTCCCCGCGCCCCGGTCTGTTGCGGCGCCTGGTGCCGGCGCCGCTGCTCTCGCTGGCGTTGCTGGGCCTGTGGCTGCTGCTCAACCGCAGTCTGAGTGCAGGCCACCTGGTGCTCGGCGCCGTGCTGGCACTGGCCATCCCGCTGCTGACGGCCGGGCTG
Above is a window of Acidovorax sp. KKS102 DNA encoding:
- a CDS encoding Na+/H+ antiporter subunit C, with the translated sequence MELILALAIGVLTGSGVWLLLRPRTFQVIMGLSLLSYAVNLFIFSMGRLGLAIDKEPVLQPGVPQDLAHYADPMPQALTLTAIVIGFAMTALFLVVLLASRGMAGTDHVDGTKGKDVQEMP
- a CDS encoding monovalent cation/H+ antiporter subunit D — its product is MSITASITAWLMPHLILAPIALPLLTAGLMLLLREERQRTKVTLNITSTLVGLVVAVLLLVQAKEPSVQTSLGVYLPGNWPAPFGIVLVIDRLSAMMLVLTSTVALATVLFSAARWHRAGVHFHPLFQFQLMGLAGAFLTADLFNLFVFFEIMLAASYGLLLHGSGRPRVSAGLHYIAINLAASSLFLIGVSMLYGITGTLNMADLAQSIAGVAVADRGLLHAAAAILAVAFLIKAAVWPLNFWLVPAYSAATAPVGALFALMTKVGVYSVLRLWTLLFGAEAGESALFGSQWLIGGGMLTMAFGAIGMLGSQRLGHLAGSSAVLSSGTLLAAVGFGQNLLTSGLLYYLLSSTLAVSALFLLTDLIDRWRNDGANLAPYEQTDDAPFLSADLVPTEGMNLDDKEQALIGQVIPAAAAFLGLAFMACTLVIAGLPPLPGFVGKFAMVHALLNPLGLGAAQGFRLGAAGWTLVALLVGSGLLALLALTRAGIRHFWSAQGRASPQLLVLEGLPIALLLLACVALVWQAGAVMRYTQATADALHAPGTYVRAVMTAAPVAPSPAAAPETLPPGSKP